The genome window TCCCAAGGCGCCGACAAGCGCACGGCGCAATTGATCAAGCCCACCATCGAATACGTCTGCGGAAAGTTGCCCCACATCTCGCCCGTCACGGGGTGCGTGTCTTCAGACAGCAGACCCAGGTGGTTGCGCGCCAGCAGCATGGTTTCGAAGATTTTGCGCGCCTCGTCTTTCCTGCCGATGCGCGCCAGCGCGTCGATGCGCCAGAAGGTGCAGATGTTGAAGGCGGTTTCCGGCTTGCCGAAGTCGTCGGGGGCTTCGTAGCGGCGCATGTAGGGGCCGTCGCACAGCGACGCTTCCAGCGCATCGACGGTGGCGATGAAACGGGGGTCCATGGGGTCGATGAAGTTGACTTCCGCCATCAACAGAACGGAGGCATCGAGGTCGCGCCCGCCCAGGCTTTCCGCGAAGGCCTGGCGCTCCTCGCTCCACGCTTCGCGCAATAATCTCTCGCGGATCAGCACGGCGCGGCCGTTCCAGTGATCGGCACGGTCCGGCAAGTCCAGTTTATGCGCCACCTTGGCCAGGCGGTCGCAGGCGGCCCAGCTCATCAGCATGGACGAGGTGTGGACGCGCGCCCGCGTGCGCAGCTCCCACATGCCCGCGTCCGGTTCCGCGTGCAGCCTGAAGGCCTGGTCGCCCACGGCTTCCAGTGCGGCAAACTCGGCTTTTCCCGCCCGGTGGAACAAACGGTGGTCGAGGAAGGCCTGCGCCGCACCGAGCACGATATTGCCGTAGACATCGTGCTGGAAGTGTTCCTGCGCCTGGTTGCCCACGCGCACGGGGCCATTGCCCCGGTAGCCGGGCAAGTGGTCCAGCGTCGATTCGGGTAGCTGCTCTTCCAGGCCGATGCCGTACAGGGGCTGGATGTGGCCGCCTTTCGAGCGGGCGACGATATTCGTCAGCCAGCGCAAGTATTCTTCCATCGTGCCCACTTCCGACAGGCTGTTGAGTGCGCGCACGACAAAGAAGGCGTCGCGCAGCCAGCAATAGCGGTAATCCCAGTTGCGGCTGCTGCCCGGCGCTTCCGGGATGCTGGTGGTCATGGCGGCGATGATGGCACCCGTGTCTTCATATAAAGACAGTTTCAAGGTGATGGCGGCGCGGATGACCACGTCCTGCCATTCCAGCGGCACGGCCAGGCGGCGCGTGTAGGTGCGCCAGTAATTGATGGTGTCCTTTTCGAAGATGCGCGCCGTCTCGTCGATGCCGCCGGCCAGGGTTTCATCAGGACCCAGCAGGAAGTTGGCGGTGCCGCCCAGCACGAAATACGTTTCGCTCAGCACATAGTTGAGCGACACATCGGTGTTCAGGCGCAAGGTCTGTTCCGGCCCCACGTAGCGGATGTGGTGGCTGCCCTGCGTGATTTGCGGCGCCAGGCGGCCCCAGTCGTAGCGGGGGCGCAGCCGGACGCGGATGCGCACGGCGTGGTCGAGCGGCCGGACCCGGCGGACCAGCATCAGCGGGCGGAACATGCGGTCGCGGCTGAGGAATCGGGGCGCGAAATCCGTGATTTCCACGCCACGCCCCTGCGTGTCGTACAGCCGCGTGCGCAGTACGGCCGTGTTCGGCTCATAGAACTGCTCGCTGCGCGCGAAGTTCTCGATGTCGATGGCCCACACGCTACCGTTTTCCGTGTCGTCCAGCAAGCGGTTGAAGACGGGATCGCCGTCGAATCGGGGCAGGCAGGACCAGACGACCTGCCCTGCCTGGTCGATCAGGGCGTTGAAGGCGCAATTGCCCACCACGCCGCAGTTCAGGGACGCTTGCGCGGACGGTTGGCTGGCGCGGGTGTCATAGGATGTCGTCATGGGCTACTCCTTCGATGTCGGGGATACGGAAGCGGCCAGCAAGGCGGCGCGCAAGGCGCCGGGGCTGGCCAGGCGCAGGGTGGCGGCGCTGGGGCCGCTGCCCACTTTCACGCCCTGCCCGCCTGCTTGTTGTACAAAGGCAAAGCCTGCCTCGTCGGTGGTGTCGTCGCCCGCGAACACGGGCCGGCGACCGGCAAACGGGGTTTCGCGCAGGAAGGCGGCGATGGCGCCACCCTTGTCGGTGGCGGCCGATTTGGCTTCCAGGACCATTTTGCCATGCAACAGCAACACCCCCGGGCACGCTTGCACGGCTGCCGTCATTTCTTGCAGACATAGCGGCTCCAATTCGGGCGCCAGGCGGTAATGCAAGGCCACGGCGCCCCGCTTCTGTTCCACCAGCAAACCGGGGTGGACTGCGGCTAGCGCCCGCGCGCGCGCCAGCACGGGCGCCACATCGGGCGTGGCCGCCAGGTGCAGCACGCCATCGGCGCCGCGCCGCTCCACGCCATGCAC of Janthinobacterium sp. PAMC25594 contains these proteins:
- a CDS encoding glycoside hydrolase family 15 protein codes for the protein MTTSYDTRASQPSAQASLNCGVVGNCAFNALIDQAGQVVWSCLPRFDGDPVFNRLLDDTENGSVWAIDIENFARSEQFYEPNTAVLRTRLYDTQGRGVEITDFAPRFLSRDRMFRPLMLVRRVRPLDHAVRIRVRLRPRYDWGRLAPQITQGSHHIRYVGPEQTLRLNTDVSLNYVLSETYFVLGGTANFLLGPDETLAGGIDETARIFEKDTINYWRTYTRRLAVPLEWQDVVIRAAITLKLSLYEDTGAIIAAMTTSIPEAPGSSRNWDYRYCWLRDAFFVVRALNSLSEVGTMEEYLRWLTNIVARSKGGHIQPLYGIGLEEQLPESTLDHLPGYRGNGPVRVGNQAQEHFQHDVYGNIVLGAAQAFLDHRLFHRAGKAEFAALEAVGDQAFRLHAEPDAGMWELRTRARVHTSSMLMSWAACDRLAKVAHKLDLPDRADHWNGRAVLIRERLLREAWSEERQAFAESLGGRDLDASVLLMAEVNFIDPMDPRFIATVDALEASLCDGPYMRRYEAPDDFGKPETAFNICTFWRIDALARIGRKDEARKIFETMLLARNHLGLLSEDTHPVTGEMWGNFPQTYSMVGLINCAVRLSAPWDSAV
- the otsB gene encoding trehalose-phosphatase, with translation MADIPDDSAALLQLLSAPGTAVFLDFDGTLVDLAPTPDGVHVVPGVIEALALLAERHGGALALISGRPVAQIDAMLAPLVLPVAGVHGVERRGADGVLHLAATPDVAPVLARARALAAVHPGLLVEQKRGAVALHYRLAPELEPLCLQEMTAAVQACPGVLLLHGKMVLEAKSAATDKGGAIAAFLRETPFAGRRPVFAGDDTTDEAGFAFVQQAGGQGVKVGSGPSAATLRLASPGALRAALLAASVSPTSKE